One Clostridia bacterium DNA segment encodes these proteins:
- the rnc gene encoding ribonuclease III, with translation MSDKTDLQNRIGYKFKDESLLFRALTHSSYSNEHKGAECNERLEFLGDSVLSVITAEFLYSALPDSREGLLTRVRAALVNEKALAEYAAQIKLGDELFLNSGEEATGGRTRPSVTSDAFEALIAAIFIDGGMDEAKKFVLPFITEGFRKREIRREDAKSALQELVQRKKGSRIEYVLAGEDGPDHAKRFRIELYVNGKLAGRGEASSKKEAEQSAAAEALKNYSDEN, from the coding sequence CGCTCACGCATTCATCTTACTCGAACGAGCACAAGGGCGCGGAATGCAACGAACGCCTGGAGTTTTTGGGCGATTCCGTGCTTTCGGTGATAACTGCGGAGTTTTTGTATTCCGCGTTGCCGGACAGCCGCGAGGGATTGCTTACCCGCGTTCGTGCCGCGCTCGTCAACGAGAAGGCGCTTGCGGAATACGCCGCGCAGATAAAACTCGGCGATGAGCTGTTCCTTAACAGCGGCGAGGAGGCGACCGGCGGCAGAACGCGTCCGTCCGTGACCTCCGACGCGTTCGAGGCGCTTATCGCGGCGATTTTCATAGACGGCGGAATGGATGAGGCGAAGAAATTCGTTCTGCCCTTCATTACCGAGGGATTCCGCAAGCGCGAGATAAGACGCGAGGACGCGAAGTCCGCGCTTCAGGAGCTCGTCCAGCGCAAGAAGGGCAGCCGTATCGAATACGTGCTCGCCGGCGAAGACGGACCCGACCATGCCAAGCGTTTCCGTATAGAGCTTTACGTCAACGGCAAGCTCGCGGGGCGCGGCGAGGCGTCCAGCAAAAAGGAAGCCGAGCAGAGCGCGGCCGCCGAGGCACTGAAAAATTACTCCGATGAAAACTGA